The sequence AGTTACCATGTTtgtggaggagaggagaaggcagcAGGGCAGGCAGTGCCATGAGAACCAGCTGGGTAAGCCTGAGAACCAGCTGTGTTTAGTGGTAGCCACTGGAAAGAATAtgtgagtaaaataaaaatttgtggaACCCATGTGGTTTCACATAGCTTCTTGCTCAATCTGGGTAAAACCTAGACTGACTGATTTCCTTGTGCCCTGAGAGGCTTTCTGAGTAGGCAGCAGTACATTGAGACGGTACACGATTTGTCACTGAGCTGCTGGATTTAAGTAAATCTCCTGGTCGTTGAAGTTTATCCCTTTAAGCACAAAACTTGTGTTTTAATGATGTTGGATGGAAAACTTTCCAAAATGTGTCATGTATATATTCTTGTCTTCTTTAATAGAGGGTGTACCGGCTTGCCCAATTTAATGACTTGAGGTGGTGATTATGACCAGCAATCTATTGCAGCTCTGGTGTGACTAAGCCTCAGCACGCTTTGTCTCGGCATTAAGCAGCCCTATAAAATGGCTCTTGCAGTTTGCTTTCATTTGTTCTGTTCTTACTGccgttctcccttcctctaaggcagtggttctcaacctttttaatgccacgaccctttaatacagttcctcatgttgtggtgacccccaaccataaaattattttcgttgctacttcataactgtaattttgctactgttaatgaatcataatgtaaatacccgtgttttccgatggtcttaggctctacagcaacagttctcaacctgtgggttgcgacccacagaaccgctagcagggtcacctaagaccatcagaaaacagatatttacattacaattcattaacagtagcaaaattacagttatgaagtagcaactaaaataattttatggttgggggtcaccacaacatgaactgtattaaagggtcgtggcattaaaaaggttgagaaccactgctctaagggcaCCCTACTCCCTCCTGCTGTTGGCCAGGCTTTTTAGGTTTGTGTGATTTGAAATCCTGCGTTCCAGGTAGGACTTTCCTCCTGGCTCACTGCAGGTGTCTGGGCCAGCTCTGTTCCCTTTCCAGGTCTCTCTTTTCGCCTCTTAAAATTAAGAAGGTGGGTTGGCCAGTTTCACAAGTTTCCTTTTGCTCTAATATTGCTGTTGGTTTTAGGGTTTAGTGAGGCCTCTGCAGAAAGGTGTTCGGCAGCCCTTCAGCTTTCCTGTACCCGCTTTGCTCCTCTGAGACCTGGAAAACAATGGATATTTGTATTGGGGTGCTGATCAAGCCTCGTAACTGCCCTGGGGGCCTttggaattattttcattttacagatagagaaatCAAAGCTCAGGAAGGGGACTCGACATGCCTAAGGGCACACAGCTTTAAGCAGGAGCAGGCACTGGAAGTGGGGTGTCAGATTCCACATCTGACCTCCTTGTCCTGTACATGGTTGGTGCTGGCTTCCTGGTCTTTGGGAAGCTGGAGGGAGGCCTTGCATTTCCTTACTCTTCAACCCCCTAGTGCTGCCCCTTACCTGGGACTGTCAAATTCTGTCTGTCCTCATGTATCATGTTCTCATCTCCATTGGGAAGCTCCAGGCGATGGTCTCAGACAGGAAGGCCAGGTGGGCTTAGTAGGTAGACCCAGGAAGGTGAGAGGCCGAGAGGGAGGCTTGAGGCAGTGACTGAGGGAATTCTCGGAGAAGGGCACTGCACATgatgccccacagagggaggctgctGTTGGTCTGAGCCCTTTGGAGATGATGGAATGGATCGATGGCCACCAAGGTTCTGTCCACTCTTGGAAGTTCCCATCGTGGGAACCACTGGATCCTTTTTCTGCTTCATTCTCTCTGATCAGAGCAGGGAAATGGGGGGAGGAGCTAGGATAATTCATAGGGGAAGTGGCCACATTGGGAGACCCCTAAGCAAATAAAACTTAGTCATGATTCTTGGTTCTTGGTCCCTGTTCCAGGGTGAGTTGCCCACTGGAAGCCTCATTGCATATCTGTTTTGTGCTCTAGTTTTTGAGGGGATGAAACATAAAATTAGGCCTTCTCCCTTAGATATGTGCCTCTCTCTGGTGAAGGGAGACCTCACTTCCTGGAGCCCCTCTGGGCCGGTAGTGCTGAGCCCACTGAGTAGCCCATTAATTTTGTGCTGTTGTAGAGCCAAGCTTCAGCTTTCTGGCTTCCTGGTTAAGGGCGTAAGCTCAGTGCTCCCTGGAAAGTTGGCTTGGGAGGTGGAAGATGACTGGAAGGGCTATATCTTCTTGAATTCCTTCATTTACAGAACCTGAGAATTGTAAAAAGAAttaccttccttttaaaaaacaaattggggccgtagccggtttggctcagtggatagagcgtcagcctgcggaccaaaggttcgactctagtcaagggcacgtaccttggttgcaggcttctccatggcctgggccctggtcagggcttgtgcaggaggcaaataatcggtatgtttctctcacatcaatgtttctgtctttccccctctcttcagtggaaaaatatcctcaggcgaggattaacaacaaaaaatacaaaacaccaaaaataaaaataagaaaacaaatgggGAAGAGGCTCAGAAATTAGGGTAGGGAGTTGGGGTGGAGCTTGTTCCAAATTAAACAGAGTTTAGTGGGTCAAAACCTTAGCCCAGGTGTCCTGAACACCCAGCCCTGCCATTGCATTATCGGAGCACTCTAGGTCCAGTTCCATTgttcttttggggaggagagtggATGAGGAGGGCAGGTAGCATGGCCACACAGGATATTCTGATTGGGAGAACAATCcaggaatgaaaacaaaaccacCTCTTTCTTCACTCAGATGTACCAGAGCATCTGCTGTGCTACAGACCCTGTGCGAGGCGCTGGCAGCTTCAGCACTAGCCCGGTGGGAGGTTTTTCTGGTTTGGATCAGAACCAGTCAGCTCCCTGTAGTTTCCACCAGCGGGATCTATGACTTGTGGCTGGTGGTAGGGAAGGATCAGGGGCAGCTTCTGGAAGCATTTGCCGTAATCAGGCAAGTTGTTGGTTTACTGGCAGATGTAAGGGTAGCACAGTAGACTGAAGCTGTCCATCATTTCCGAAGCCACCTTTCCTGGTTCCTGGCTGGGCCcgggagaaaagaaacaaaggccCTATACTTGACAAGTTCCAGTGTAGGGATTAGGTGGAAGGGTTTTATAACTCTTTCTATTTCGTCATTTTTAACATTGGCAAGGATGGATGGGAGGACACAGGAACCAGGATGGGGGTGTTGGCTGTCACCTTGGGCCATCTACACCAATTGTTCTCCAGTGCAGGGCTCCCCCCAGCCATAATGGCATggatttgttatttaaaaatataacggCCTAGCTCGAGCGTTTGTGAGAGGTCGGCCTGACAATGGCCAAGAACAAATGGAAAGGGCAGGAGCCCAGGAATGTGTTTCACATAGCCAGCCAAAAAAAACTTAAAGGGTAAAAGTAAAGCAAAACCACGAATCTTAAGGAGATAAACATTATGAACGctgaaaaagctaaaagaatgaCGGAAGCTTTTGTGGACATAGAGAAGGAGCTAGCTCACTTCTCTCAAGGACTTTCCCTCGAACCTCTGCAGAAACAGCTGGCTCTTCAGCCGAGTCAGGAAAACAGACCAGTGAATGTTGACAAAGCTCTAAGATTAATAGCTCCGTTGTAATGCACCTGGTGATGCATCAGATTCGCCCCAAAGaccaataaattaaatgttttatacaACGGCCTAGCCTGgtctatgtggctcagtggttgaacatcgacccatgaaccaggagatcagggtttgattcccagtcaggacacatgcccaggtttcgggcttgattcctagtatggggtgtgcaggaggtagccaatcaatgattctctgtcatcattgatgtttctctctctccgtctccctttttctctctgaaatcaaaagtgtatttttttaaaaaaacataatggcCTAAAGCCAAATTAGTGACTTGAACATAGTCACTGTGAGAAGCaagaccatcttttttttttttaaatcccttaattttgaacaattttatatttacagaaaacttacaaagatagtacagagtttCCATATCTCCCTTACTAGACTTCTCATATTAACATCTTTCATAACCATAGTGCAGTTTTCAGAACCGAAGAGTTACTATTGGTGCAGTACTATTAATTAAACCAGTTTTCAACCACTCTTCTCATTCTGTGTCTCATTCTTTGCATCCAGTTGTCAATTCTTCTCTTTCTACCATCGTGACTGTTTCTTGGTCTTTCTTCATCTTCCTATAACCCTGACACTTTCATAATTTGTCAAATGTCTCTTAATTTGTGTTTGTCAGATGTTTTCTCATAATTTGGACTGAGTTTTTGCAATCTTGGCAGGAACTGCAAAAATGGTGGT is a genomic window of Eptesicus fuscus isolate TK198812 chromosome 4, DD_ASM_mEF_20220401, whole genome shotgun sequence containing:
- the LOC103286186 gene encoding LOW QUALITY PROTEIN: ribosomal biogenesis factor-like (The sequence of the model RefSeq protein was modified relative to this genomic sequence to represent the inferred CDS: substituted 2 bases at 2 genomic stop codons), producing the protein MAKNKWKGQEPRNVFHIASQKKLKGXKXSKTTNLKEINIMNAEKAKRMTEAFVDIEKELAHFSQGLSLEPLQKQLALQPSQENRPVNVDKALRLIAPL